From the Alteromonas sp. CI.11.F.A3 genome, the window GATTTGTACCGTCATAACCATTATCTATAAGCCATGAGAATGGCACTTCTCTTCGCAAAGGTAATTTATGTTTAGTAGCAAACTCGCGTCCTTCGCTTTAGTGGTAACTGCATCCCCGTTATTATTCGCCTGCACATCGCAAGACTTATATGAGGCCACTCAAGAGAACCGTCTTCAAGAATGCCGTAAACTCTATGGCGCACAACGAGAAGAGTGCGAAGCTCAATATCAAAAGAGCTATGACACCTACGAGCGAGAGAGAAACGAGGTCATTAATGAAGGCAAGTAACAAATGGGGATCACAAAAAGAAATAACGTGAAATTATGGATTCAGGTACATGTCCTTTGCTAAAGCATTTTTGACGTATTCCACGAATTTTTTCACTTTTTCTAAGTTATGACGGCCTTCAAGACTGACGACTTGTATGGGCAACTTAGCGTCATTAAACGCATCTAACACACTGACTAATTCGCCCTTCTTTATCGCATCTGCAACCTGATACGACATAAGGCGAGTTATACCTAGTCCAGATTTTGCGGCGCTAATTGTTGAACGATTTTGGTTACACTCAAATCTTGGCTGCAACCGAATTGCTACCGTTTTGCCATTGCGCTTGAAATTCCATACCGGCGGTTCAGTAAAGTCACTTGGGTACAGCAAGGTATGATGTTTTAAATCTTCTGGCGTGCTTAACGCTGGGGCATTAGCTAGATATTCTGCAGAAGCCACGGTTACCTTTCTTACATACCCCACCGTAGTGGCATATAACCCAGAGTCTTTAGGCTTACTAATTCTTATTGCCACATCAATTTTTGTATCGAGTAAATCAACGATGTTGTCGTACATATAGGCATGCACATTCACTTCAGGAAAATCTCGTAAAAACTGAGCAATAATTGGCGTGATGTAAAGCTCACCGAATAAAACCGGTGCCGTCACACTCAGCGTGCCCTTGGGCAATAGTTGAACCCCCGCAATAGCGGCCTCGCTTTGCGCAATATCTGCCAGGATTCTTTGTACGTCATTAAGATATTGTATGCCCGCTTCGGTTAAACGAATACGACGTGTAGTACGATGAAATAATCGTGTGTTCAACTGGGCTTCTAGGGTAGCGACAG encodes:
- a CDS encoding LysR family transcriptional regulator, with product MDRIQAMSVFAEVAKLGSFVNAAEQLSMSPPAVTRAVATLEAQLNTRLFHRTTRRIRLTEAGIQYLNDVQRILADIAQSEAAIAGVQLLPKGTLSVTAPVLFGELYITPIIAQFLRDFPEVNVHAYMYDNIVDLLDTKIDVAIRISKPKDSGLYATTVGYVRKVTVASAEYLANAPALSTPEDLKHHTLLYPSDFTEPPVWNFKRNGKTVAIRLQPRFECNQNRSTISAAKSGLGITRLMSYQVADAIKKGELVSVLDAFNDAKLPIQVVSLEGRHNLEKVKKFVEYVKNALAKDMYLNP